One window of Salegentibacter sp. Hel_I_6 genomic DNA carries:
- the argC gene encoding N-acetyl-gamma-glutamyl-phosphate reductase produces MIKAGIIGGAGYTAGELIRILINHPEVDLDFVYSTSQPGKPVAGVHQDLLGEIDLQFTGEINKNADVVFLCLGHGNSIKFLAENQFSGKTKIVDLSTDYRMNGEHSFVYGLPEFNKEKIKKADFIANPGCFATAISLAILPLAKAGLLQNEVHINAVTGATGAGTSLSATTHFTWRDNNFSSYKAFEHQHLNEIGQSLKLLQNNKLPEINFIPNRGNFSRGIHATAYTKFEGSLKEAKAIYSEAYKDSVFTFVVEEELHLKQVVNTNKCLLKLQKFGNKILITSVIDNLLKGASGQAVQNMNLIFGFEETTGLKLKASYF; encoded by the coding sequence ATGATAAAAGCAGGAATAATAGGTGGCGCTGGTTATACGGCCGGGGAACTCATCAGGATCTTAATAAATCATCCAGAGGTAGATCTGGACTTTGTTTATAGCACCTCGCAGCCGGGGAAACCTGTTGCAGGAGTGCACCAGGATTTACTGGGTGAAATCGATTTGCAATTTACCGGGGAGATCAATAAAAATGCAGATGTGGTTTTTCTATGTTTGGGACACGGAAATTCCATAAAATTCCTTGCTGAAAATCAGTTTTCAGGAAAAACAAAAATTGTAGATCTAAGTACCGATTATCGAATGAATGGCGAACATTCGTTTGTTTACGGTTTACCAGAATTCAATAAAGAAAAGATCAAAAAAGCTGATTTTATTGCAAATCCCGGATGTTTTGCCACGGCTATTAGTTTAGCAATTTTACCGCTTGCAAAAGCCGGATTGTTGCAGAATGAAGTGCATATCAATGCGGTAACCGGAGCAACCGGAGCTGGGACTTCACTTTCGGCTACTACGCATTTTACCTGGCGAGATAATAATTTCTCCAGTTATAAAGCTTTTGAACATCAGCATTTAAATGAAATAGGACAGAGCTTAAAGCTACTTCAGAATAACAAGCTCCCGGAAATCAATTTTATTCCGAATAGAGGTAATTTTTCCAGGGGAATTCACGCCACGGCGTACACAAAGTTTGAAGGAAGCCTGAAAGAAGCCAAGGCGATTTATTCTGAAGCCTATAAAGATTCGGTTTTTACGTTTGTAGTAGAGGAGGAACTGCATTTAAAACAAGTAGTAAATACGAATAAATGCCTGCTGAAATTACAGAAATTCGGTAATAAGATTTTGATCACAAGTGTAATTGATAATTTACTAAAAGGAGCTTCGGGGCAGGCAGTTCAGAATATGAACTTGATATTTGGTTTTGAAGAAACCACCGGATTAAAATTAAAAGCGAGTTATTTTTAA
- the proC gene encoding pyrroline-5-carboxylate reductase, producing MKIAIIGAGNLGLSIAKGLIVNNAFTTLYLTKRKIEELQEYEEYSKVTVTKDNREAVQNSDILVFAVQPTQMERILEEIKDQLTEKHVLISTVTGFKIAAMEAIVGKDQFIVRSMPNTAIAVGKSMTCLCSNEKGEKRIAIAEAIFNRLGTSIIIPENKMQAATVICASGIAFWMRLIRATTQGAVQLGFDAKDAHQLAMQTCLGASSLLIESGKHPEEEIDKVTTPRGCTIEGLNEMEHNGLSSSLIKGIQASFKKINTITTE from the coding sequence ATGAAAATAGCCATCATAGGAGCCGGAAACCTTGGACTTTCCATAGCTAAAGGACTTATTGTGAACAATGCGTTTACCACGCTTTACCTCACAAAACGAAAGATCGAGGAGCTTCAGGAGTACGAAGAATATTCAAAAGTTACGGTAACTAAAGATAACCGCGAAGCTGTTCAAAATTCAGATATCCTTGTTTTCGCAGTTCAACCTACGCAAATGGAGCGAATTCTGGAAGAGATAAAAGATCAGCTTACCGAGAAACACGTTCTTATTTCTACCGTCACAGGCTTTAAGATCGCTGCGATGGAAGCTATTGTTGGCAAGGATCAATTTATTGTGCGTTCCATGCCCAACACGGCCATTGCAGTGGGTAAATCAATGACCTGTCTTTGTAGCAACGAAAAAGGTGAAAAACGTATCGCTATTGCTGAGGCTATTTTTAATCGTTTGGGTACCAGTATTATTATTCCGGAAAATAAAATGCAGGCTGCCACGGTAATTTGTGCAAGCGGCATCGCTTTCTGGATGCGACTGATTCGTGCTACAACCCAGGGTGCGGTGCAGCTTGGCTTTGACGCGAAGGATGCACACCAACTGGCGATGCAAACCTGTTTGGGAGCTTCCAGCTTGCTTATAGAATCAGGTAAACACCCCGAAGAAGAAATCGATAAGGTAACCACGCCGCGGGGTTGTACTATTGAAGGACTAAACGAAATGGAACATAACGGCCTGAGTTCGTCTTTAATAAAAGGAATCCAGGCTTCCTTCAAGAAAATAAATACGATTACAACCGAATAA
- a CDS encoding aspartate aminotransferase family protein, with product MDLFDVYPLYDITPIKGDGAYIFDKEDRKYLDLYGGHAVISIGHSHPAYVNAISKQVGELGFYSNSVKNPLQEEFADKLEKLCGVEDYNLFLCNSGAEANENALKVASFQTGKDRVIYFENGFHGRTSGVVAVTDNDNIKAPFNQNHKATKVAFEDSEALENELKKGDVAAVIFEVIQGVGGLDEASTEFYQKITALCKKYGSLVIADEVQSGYGRTGDFFAFQKHEIRPDIISIAKGMGNGFPVGGILIDKSIPAKSGMLGTTFGGNHLACVAGISVLEIIEKENLLKNASELFEYIKEKAAEIPQIKKIKGRGLMIGLEFDFEIAQIRKELLFKHQIFTGASANKKLLRILPPLNIKKEHFDELFKALKIILK from the coding sequence ATGGACTTATTTGATGTTTACCCGCTTTACGATATTACACCAATAAAGGGTGATGGGGCTTATATATTTGATAAAGAAGACAGGAAATATTTAGATCTTTATGGGGGGCACGCAGTAATCTCGATAGGGCATTCCCATCCGGCTTATGTGAATGCAATCTCTAAACAAGTTGGCGAACTTGGTTTTTATTCCAATTCAGTTAAAAATCCTTTACAGGAAGAATTTGCAGATAAACTGGAAAAACTTTGCGGGGTAGAAGATTACAACCTGTTTTTATGTAATTCGGGTGCAGAAGCGAATGAAAATGCTTTAAAAGTCGCTTCTTTTCAAACCGGGAAGGATAGGGTTATTTATTTCGAAAATGGCTTCCACGGAAGGACTTCAGGAGTAGTAGCGGTAACTGATAACGACAATATTAAAGCTCCTTTTAACCAAAACCATAAGGCTACGAAAGTTGCTTTTGAAGACTCTGAAGCTTTGGAAAATGAATTGAAAAAGGGCGATGTTGCAGCCGTTATTTTTGAAGTGATTCAGGGCGTTGGTGGCCTGGATGAAGCTTCTACTGAATTTTATCAAAAAATAACAGCACTTTGCAAAAAATACGGTTCGCTTGTAATTGCAGACGAAGTACAGTCGGGTTATGGTAGAACGGGAGATTTTTTCGCCTTTCAGAAACACGAAATTCGCCCCGATATTATTTCCATAGCCAAAGGAATGGGCAATGGTTTTCCGGTTGGTGGGATTTTAATAGACAAATCCATTCCAGCTAAATCGGGTATGCTGGGAACCACTTTTGGTGGAAATCACCTGGCCTGTGTCGCTGGGATTTCGGTTTTGGAAATTATTGAAAAAGAAAATCTTCTGAAAAATGCCAGTGAACTTTTTGAATATATAAAAGAGAAAGCGGCGGAAATTCCGCAGATCAAAAAAATCAAAGGCCGGGGATTAATGATTGGCCTGGAATTCGATTTTGAGATCGCACAGATAAGAAAAGAGCTTTTGTTTAAACACCAGATTTTTACCGGGGCTTCTGCAAACAAAAAACTACTGCGAATTTTACCGCCTTTAAATATTAAAAAAGAGCATTTTGATGAGTTATTTAAAGCTTTAAAGATTATTTTAAAATAA
- a CDS encoding N-acetylornithine carbamoyltransferase encodes MRNYTELSDIENLQQLITEARELKKGASTLEIGKGKTLGMLFFNPSLRTRLSTEKAGKLLGMDVMVMNAGSDSWKLEFEDGAVMDSDKAEHIKEAAAVLSQYCDIIAVRAFPDLQNKEKDEAETVLNSFKKYASVPVVNLESATGHPLQALTDAITISELKKKDRPKVVLSWAPHPKSLPQSVPNSFAEIMQKLDVDFVITNPEGYDLNPEITKSTPVIHNQDEALKDADFVYVKNWSSYEHYGQKLSEDRNWTFSAEKLKLTNNAKVMHCLPVRRNMVIGDEVLDAENSVVIHQAGNRTFAAQAVLKRILEEKVKETELGKNA; translated from the coding sequence ATGAGAAATTATACCGAATTATCAGATATAGAAAATTTACAGCAATTAATTACCGAAGCCCGGGAGTTAAAGAAGGGAGCGTCTACTTTAGAAATTGGAAAAGGGAAAACTCTAGGAATGTTGTTCTTTAATCCGAGTTTGAGAACGCGTTTAAGCACAGAAAAAGCCGGGAAGTTATTGGGAATGGACGTGATGGTGATGAATGCGGGGAGTGATAGTTGGAAACTGGAATTTGAAGATGGCGCCGTAATGGATTCCGATAAAGCTGAGCACATTAAAGAAGCGGCGGCGGTTCTTTCCCAATATTGCGACATCATAGCAGTTAGAGCTTTTCCCGATTTACAGAACAAAGAAAAAGACGAAGCTGAAACGGTATTAAATAGTTTTAAAAAATACGCCTCAGTACCGGTGGTGAATCTTGAAAGTGCCACGGGGCACCCATTGCAGGCGCTTACCGATGCGATTACTATTTCAGAATTAAAGAAAAAAGATAGGCCAAAAGTAGTGCTTAGCTGGGCGCCGCATCCTAAATCCCTGCCGCAAAGTGTACCCAATTCTTTTGCTGAAATCATGCAAAAGCTGGATGTTGATTTTGTAATTACCAATCCTGAAGGCTATGATTTGAATCCTGAAATCACTAAAAGTACTCCTGTAATTCACAACCAGGATGAAGCTTTAAAAGATGCCGATTTCGTGTATGTTAAAAATTGGAGCAGTTATGAACACTACGGTCAGAAACTAAGTGAAGACCGCAACTGGACTTTTTCCGCGGAAAAATTAAAACTTACCAATAATGCAAAAGTGATGCATTGTTTGCCGGTAAGAAGAAATATGGTGATTGGTGATGAGGTTCTTGATGCAGAAAACTCAGTGGTGATTCATCAGGCGGGAAATAGAACCTTTGCTGCACAGGCGGTTTTGAAAAGAATTTTAGAGGAAAAAGTAAAAGAAACCGAGTTAGGGAAAAATGCTTAA
- the argB gene encoding acetylglutamate kinase: MKKKVLKVVKIGGKLIEDETKFSVFLDDFVALDGPKILVHGGGNLATEIAGKFGYKTQMFEGRRITDADSIKVITMVYGGFINKNIVAKLQGLQTNAIGLSGADGMSIVSKKRPVKEVDFGFVGDVEKVNSKFITSLLKQNITPVFSAISSTAEGLLLNTNGDSVAAEIAKAMSAIYETELYFCFEKKGVLANAEDDNSVIEEITSGKYQQLLLDKVISDGMLPKLHNCFQAVEGGVKNIFLGDFRLLKKESIYTKITN; this comes from the coding sequence ATGAAAAAGAAGGTTTTAAAAGTTGTAAAAATAGGAGGGAAGCTTATTGAAGATGAAACGAAGTTTTCAGTCTTCCTGGACGATTTTGTTGCTTTAGATGGTCCCAAAATCTTGGTTCACGGCGGGGGAAACCTCGCTACCGAAATTGCAGGAAAGTTCGGTTATAAAACCCAAATGTTCGAAGGACGAAGAATCACCGATGCCGATTCAATTAAGGTGATTACTATGGTTTATGGAGGTTTCATCAATAAAAATATTGTTGCTAAACTTCAGGGGCTTCAAACCAATGCAATTGGTTTAAGTGGTGCCGACGGAATGAGCATTGTTTCCAAAAAACGTCCTGTGAAGGAAGTCGACTTTGGTTTTGTAGGAGATGTGGAGAAGGTTAATTCTAAATTTATAACTTCACTTTTAAAACAAAATATTACGCCGGTTTTTTCGGCAATTTCCTCTACCGCTGAAGGATTACTTTTAAATACTAATGGCGATTCTGTTGCCGCGGAAATCGCCAAAGCGATGAGTGCTATATATGAGACCGAACTTTATTTCTGCTTTGAGAAAAAAGGCGTTTTGGCCAACGCAGAAGACGATAATTCGGTAATTGAAGAAATTACCAGTGGAAAATACCAGCAATTGCTCCTGGATAAAGTGATAAGTGATGGGATGCTTCCAAAACTACATAATTGTTTCCAGGCGGTTGAAGGCGGCGTTAAGAATATTTTCCTGGGAGATTTCAGGCTATTGAAAAAGGAATCTATTTACACTAAAATCACGAATTGA
- a CDS encoding M20 family metallo-hydrolase, with translation MKLEELQNDALDLLKNLIKTQSFSKEEDRTAELLEDWFRIKEMTFYRHLNNVWAINKYFDPAKPSLLLNSHHDTVKPNSAYTRDPFEPKIENGKLYGLGSNDAGGCLVSLLATFTWFYADKDLEYNLIFAGTAEEEINGKNGIACMLPKMPKIDVAIVGEPTLMQLAIAEKGLVVFDAKVKGTPSHAAHPNDNNAIYKTAEVLKWFEKFDFPKESEALGKVKLTVTQINAGSQHNVVPGHVDMVIDVRVNDAYSNAEIEQILQENAPVDEIKARSLRLNSSSIPKDHELIKAGISLGMETYGSPTLSDQAMLNCPSLKLGPGDSTRSHSADEFIYVKEIEEGIEKYIKLLDKALKV, from the coding sequence ATGAAGCTCGAGGAATTACAAAATGATGCTTTAGACTTACTAAAAAATCTTATTAAAACGCAATCCTTCTCAAAGGAAGAAGATAGAACGGCCGAATTACTGGAAGACTGGTTTCGAATTAAAGAAATGACCTTTTATCGGCATTTAAATAATGTTTGGGCTATAAATAAATATTTTGATCCGGCTAAGCCAAGCTTGCTGCTTAATTCACATCACGACACGGTAAAACCGAATTCAGCATATACTCGAGATCCATTTGAACCCAAAATTGAGAATGGAAAATTATATGGCTTGGGTAGTAATGATGCCGGTGGTTGCCTGGTTTCTTTACTCGCTACGTTTACGTGGTTTTATGCAGACAAAGACCTGGAATATAACCTGATTTTTGCGGGAACTGCCGAAGAAGAAATTAACGGTAAAAACGGGATTGCCTGTATGTTACCAAAAATGCCGAAAATTGATGTGGCGATTGTTGGAGAACCTACTTTAATGCAATTGGCAATTGCTGAAAAAGGCCTGGTGGTTTTTGATGCGAAGGTAAAAGGAACACCTTCTCACGCGGCACACCCCAACGATAATAATGCGATTTACAAAACTGCGGAAGTTCTAAAATGGTTTGAGAAATTTGATTTTCCGAAGGAATCGGAGGCACTGGGGAAAGTAAAACTTACGGTAACCCAGATCAATGCCGGCAGCCAGCATAACGTGGTGCCCGGCCACGTTGATATGGTAATTGATGTTCGGGTTAATGATGCGTATTCTAATGCTGAAATTGAGCAAATTTTGCAGGAAAATGCCCCGGTAGATGAGATCAAAGCCCGTTCGCTTCGGTTGAACTCCTCTTCAATTCCCAAGGATCACGAATTGATTAAAGCGGGTATTTCTTTAGGAATGGAAACCTATGGTTCACCTACACTTTCTGACCAGGCGATGCTAAATTGTCCTTCCCTAAAATTAGGTCCGGGAGATTCCACAAGATCGCATTCGGCAGATGAATTTATTTATGTAAAGGAAATTGAAGAAGGAATTGAGAAGTATATAAAATTGCTCGATAAAGCTTTAAAAGTATAA
- the argH gene encoding argininosuccinate lyase, giving the protein MKLWDKGLAIDKKIENFTVGNDRELDMHIAEYDLKASRAHARMLGEVGILTSEEVKNIEEKLAKLQQQLENGTFQIEEDFEDVHSKIEFELTQTLGDTGKKIHTARSRNDQVLVAMQLYFKENLKEISGKTKQLIDVLLGLAEKHQEKLLPGYTHLQVAMPSSFGLWFSAYAELLIDDLYLLEAGLKVVDQNPLGSAAGYGSSFPIDREFTTKELGFSTLKYNVVAAQLGRGKCERTVTSNIASVSNTLSRFAMDICLYMSQNFDFITFPDELTTGSSIMPHKKNPDVFELIRGKCNKLQSIANEMILITNNLPSGYHRDYQLIKENSIYAVENIKEILDIFIHSIALIKVKDINLQDEKYKYLFTVDSINDLVMQGKSFREAYQIIGGQVQEGTYEAAEGKKHSHLGSKDNLALEEIKRKKEEV; this is encoded by the coding sequence ATGAAACTCTGGGATAAAGGATTAGCTATAGATAAAAAGATTGAAAACTTTACAGTTGGAAATGACAGGGAGTTAGATATGCATATCGCTGAATACGATTTAAAAGCTTCAAGAGCACATGCTAGAATGCTTGGGGAAGTGGGTATTTTGACTTCTGAAGAAGTGAAAAATATTGAGGAGAAACTGGCAAAACTTCAGCAGCAGCTTGAAAATGGAACTTTTCAGATTGAAGAAGATTTTGAAGATGTGCATTCCAAGATTGAATTTGAACTTACTCAAACTTTAGGCGATACCGGAAAAAAAATACATACCGCTCGCTCCAGAAACGACCAGGTTTTGGTGGCGATGCAGTTGTATTTTAAAGAAAATTTGAAGGAAATTTCAGGTAAAACCAAACAACTTATAGATGTTCTTTTGGGTCTTGCAGAGAAGCATCAGGAAAAACTACTCCCTGGATATACTCATCTACAGGTAGCGATGCCATCTAGCTTTGGTTTATGGTTTTCGGCTTACGCCGAATTGCTTATCGACGATCTTTATTTACTGGAAGCCGGTTTGAAAGTTGTAGATCAGAATCCGTTAGGTTCTGCTGCAGGTTATGGTTCTTCTTTTCCTATAGACCGTGAATTTACCACTAAAGAATTAGGTTTTTCAACCTTAAAATATAATGTGGTCGCCGCGCAATTGGGACGTGGAAAATGTGAGCGAACCGTTACTTCCAATATTGCATCGGTTTCCAATACGCTTTCCAGATTTGCGATGGATATTTGTTTATATATGAGTCAGAATTTTGATTTTATCACTTTCCCCGATGAACTCACCACCGGTTCTAGTATTATGCCACATAAAAAGAATCCCGATGTTTTTGAACTGATTCGTGGAAAATGCAATAAACTACAAAGTATTGCAAATGAGATGATTTTAATTACCAATAATTTACCGAGCGGTTATCACAGGGATTATCAATTAATTAAAGAAAACAGCATTTATGCAGTTGAAAATATTAAAGAGATCCTTGATATTTTTATTCACTCTATCGCTTTAATTAAGGTGAAAGATATCAATTTACAGGATGAAAAATATAAATACCTCTTTACAGTAGATAGTATCAACGATTTGGTGATGCAGGGAAAATCTTTTAGAGAGGCTTATCAAATAATTGGCGGCCAGGTGCAGGAAGGAACTTATGAAGCTGCTGAAGGTAAAAAGCATTCACATTTAGGAAGTAAGGATAATCTGGCGCTGGAAGAAATTAAGAGAAAAAAGGAAGAGGTTTAG
- the leuB gene encoding 3-isopropylmalate dehydrogenase, whose product MKLKIAVLPGDGIGPEITQQSVKVLKAVADRFDHHFQFEDALVGAAAIDLLDNPLPEATLELCKKSDAVLFGAIGHPKYDNNPDAKVRPEQGLLQLRKGLGLFANIRPVKAYDKLIEQSPLKADRIAGADMVIYRELTGGIYFGDKFTAEDGQSATDICTYSVEEISRMAHLAFKAAQQRSKKLTLVDKANVLETSRLWRKTVTKIGEEYPDVALDFLFVDNAAMQMILNPTQFDVILTENMFGDILSDEASVIGGSIGLLASASVGKENAMFEPIHGSYPQATGKGIANPVASILSAAMLLEHFGLVEEAEAVKKAVELSIKLNVCTIDINKDNHYTTEKVGDFLEGLISEVDNISINNENLNLGQMTII is encoded by the coding sequence ATGAAATTAAAAATAGCAGTCTTGCCCGGAGACGGGATAGGTCCTGAAATCACACAGCAATCAGTTAAAGTTTTGAAAGCTGTAGCAGATCGTTTTGATCACCACTTTCAATTTGAAGACGCCTTGGTAGGTGCGGCAGCAATAGATTTGCTGGACAATCCGTTACCTGAAGCTACGCTGGAATTGTGCAAGAAATCTGATGCTGTGTTATTTGGGGCCATAGGACACCCAAAATACGACAATAATCCCGATGCAAAAGTTAGACCCGAACAGGGACTCTTGCAGCTAAGAAAAGGCCTGGGACTTTTTGCCAATATTAGACCCGTAAAAGCTTATGATAAACTTATAGAACAATCGCCATTAAAGGCCGATCGTATTGCAGGTGCCGATATGGTGATTTACCGGGAACTTACGGGCGGAATTTATTTTGGCGATAAATTTACGGCTGAAGATGGCCAAAGCGCCACCGATATTTGCACCTATTCTGTAGAAGAAATTTCCAGGATGGCACACCTAGCTTTTAAAGCTGCACAACAACGATCTAAAAAATTAACGCTGGTAGATAAAGCCAATGTTCTGGAAACTTCCAGGTTATGGCGAAAAACAGTAACTAAAATTGGCGAAGAATATCCAGATGTGGCACTGGACTTCCTTTTTGTAGATAACGCGGCCATGCAAATGATTCTTAACCCAACTCAATTTGATGTAATTCTTACCGAAAATATGTTTGGCGATATTCTTTCAGATGAAGCCAGTGTAATTGGTGGAAGCATTGGATTATTGGCATCGGCATCTGTAGGAAAAGAAAACGCAATGTTTGAACCTATTCACGGTTCCTATCCGCAGGCAACCGGTAAAGGCATCGCAAACCCTGTAGCTTCCATTTTATCGGCAGCAATGCTTTTAGAGCATTTCGGTTTGGTAGAAGAAGCCGAGGCAGTAAAAAAGGCGGTGGAACTTAGTATTAAACTAAATGTTTGCACCATAGACATTAACAAAGATAACCATTATACCACCGAAAAAGTGGGTGATTTCCTTGAGGGACTTATCAGTGAAGTTGATAATATTAGTATCAATAACGAGAACCTGAACCTTGGGCAAATGACTATTATTTAA
- the leuD gene encoding 3-isopropylmalate dehydratase small subunit — protein MEKFITLTDTAVPLEIENVDTDQIIPARFLKATDKAGFGENLFRDWRFDKNDEPNPEFALNKPEYKGSILVAGDNFGCGSSREHAAWALKAYGFTVVVSSYFADIFKGNALNNGLLPVQVSPKFLEQLFIEITRDPSVEIKVDLEAQKISIPKKNISESFEIDPYKKTCMINGFDDIDFLVSKLDAIKEYEQKRSQKLQGTTAV, from the coding sequence ATGGAAAAGTTTATCACATTAACCGATACAGCGGTTCCTTTAGAAATAGAAAACGTAGATACCGACCAGATTATTCCTGCAAGGTTCCTAAAAGCAACCGATAAAGCGGGGTTTGGAGAAAACCTGTTTCGGGATTGGCGTTTTGATAAAAATGATGAACCTAATCCGGAATTTGCTTTAAATAAACCAGAATATAAAGGATCTATTTTAGTAGCAGGAGATAATTTTGGTTGCGGCTCCAGCCGTGAGCACGCGGCCTGGGCTCTTAAAGCTTATGGCTTTACGGTAGTGGTCTCCAGTTATTTTGCCGATATCTTCAAAGGAAATGCACTTAATAACGGATTGCTTCCGGTTCAGGTAAGTCCGAAGTTTTTAGAACAGCTTTTTATTGAAATCACTAGAGATCCTTCAGTAGAAATTAAGGTAGATCTGGAAGCACAGAAAATTAGTATTCCGAAGAAGAATATTTCAGAAAGCTTTGAAATAGATCCTTATAAAAAAACCTGTATGATCAATGGTTTTGACGATATAGATTTTCTGGTAAGCAAACTGGATGCGATAAAAGAATATGAACAGAAAAGATCACAAAAATTACAAGGGACCACAGCCGTATAA
- the leuC gene encoding 3-isopropylmalate dehydratase large subunit, whose product MKKTLFDKIWDAHVVESIPDGPDILYIDKHLIHEVTSPQAFNELKERDISVFRPDQIVATADHNTPTENQHLPVKDLLSRKQLKELTQNCEENNIILYGLGHPYNGIVHVMAPELGITQPGMTMVCGDSHTSTHGAFGTIAFGIGTSQVSQVFASQCVLVQKPKKLRVNVNGKLKKGVLPKDVILYIISKLGTNSGTGYFCEYAGNVFEEMSMEGRMTVCNMSIEMGARGGLIAPDETTFEYVKDKEFAPKGEEFESAKAYWETLKTDEDAEFDQEYSFDAEDIEPMITYGTNPGMGIKITGAIPMEGGKSDAKALAYMGFKPGESLLEKPINWIFIGSCTNSRIEDFRQAAAYIKGKQKAKNVNALIVPGSRQVAAQIEAEGLREVFENAGFTLRQPGCSACLAMNDDKIPAGEYCVSTSNRNFEGRQGQGSRTILASPLTAAATAVSGKLTDFTKHLN is encoded by the coding sequence ATGAAGAAAACTTTATTCGATAAAATTTGGGATGCACACGTGGTAGAATCTATACCCGACGGTCCCGATATTTTATATATCGATAAACACTTAATACACGAAGTTACGAGCCCACAGGCTTTTAATGAATTGAAAGAAAGGGATATTTCGGTCTTTCGCCCAGATCAAATTGTGGCTACGGCAGATCATAATACCCCGACTGAAAATCAGCATTTACCGGTTAAAGATCTATTATCCAGGAAACAACTCAAAGAATTAACCCAAAATTGCGAAGAAAATAATATTATCCTTTACGGTCTTGGACATCCTTATAACGGGATTGTTCACGTAATGGCTCCCGAGCTCGGGATTACCCAACCGGGAATGACAATGGTTTGTGGTGACAGCCACACCTCTACTCACGGTGCATTTGGAACAATTGCTTTCGGAATTGGTACCAGCCAGGTTTCCCAGGTTTTTGCCAGCCAATGTGTTTTGGTTCAAAAGCCTAAAAAATTGCGCGTAAACGTAAATGGAAAACTTAAAAAAGGAGTTTTACCAAAAGATGTTATTCTGTATATAATAAGCAAACTCGGCACAAATTCCGGAACAGGATACTTCTGCGAATATGCGGGGAATGTCTTTGAAGAAATGTCTATGGAAGGCCGTATGACGGTTTGTAATATGAGCATTGAAATGGGTGCCAGGGGTGGTTTAATCGCTCCCGATGAAACTACTTTTGAATATGTAAAAGATAAAGAATTTGCTCCAAAGGGTGAAGAATTTGAATCGGCAAAAGCTTACTGGGAAACTTTAAAAACCGATGAAGACGCTGAGTTTGACCAGGAATATTCATTTGATGCAGAAGATATTGAACCGATGATCACTTACGGAACAAATCCGGGGATGGGAATTAAAATTACCGGTGCGATCCCAATGGAAGGTGGAAAAAGTGATGCTAAAGCTTTGGCCTACATGGGCTTTAAACCAGGAGAATCTTTACTGGAAAAACCTATAAACTGGATTTTCATAGGAAGTTGTACTAACTCTAGAATCGAAGATTTTAGACAGGCAGCAGCTTATATAAAAGGTAAACAAAAAGCGAAAAATGTAAATGCCTTAATTGTACCTGGTTCACGCCAGGTTGCCGCACAAATTGAAGCGGAAGGACTACGCGAAGTATTCGAAAATGCCGGTTTTACACTAAGACAACCCGGTTGTTCGGCTTGTTTGGCAATGAACGATGATAAAATTCCCGCTGGTGAATATTGTGTTTCTACCAGCAACAGAAATTTTGAAGGAAGACAGGGACAAGGTTCCAGAACCATATTAGCAAGTCCGTTAACGGCGGCTGCAACTGCAGTTTCAGGCAAATTAACCGACTTTACAAAACACTTAAATTAA